A region of Candidatus Eremiobacterota bacterium DNA encodes the following proteins:
- the wecB gene encoding UDP-N-acetylglucosamine 2-epimerase (non-hydrolyzing), which translates to MAVMGTRPDTIKMAPVVQALRAARPDVEPIVCVTAQHRELLDEVLDLFGIKPDVDLDIMTKEQSLTDITTRVLVGMEQTLLQQRPDVVLVHGDTTTSSAAALAAFYQKIPVGHVEAGLRTSTIAEPYPEEANRRITGVLTTFHFAPTSRAKANLLAERTDHAHVVVTGNTVIDAFLATERRVREQGLKTPALDGLDPARPTIFVTAHRRENHGLMPDIARAVGTVAGFPERPQIVWPVHPSPQVHPVVHGILDGVAGVRLVEPLNYAETVAAVAASRFVLTDSGGLQEEAPTLGKPVLVMRRETERPEGLEAGTLRLVGAEYDDVVAETRRLLTDRALYSRMAHASNPYGDGRAAERIVGWLLHVLRDGPAPDEFGPPAAAA; encoded by the coding sequence ATGGCCGTGATGGGGACGCGGCCGGACACGATCAAGATGGCGCCGGTCGTGCAGGCGCTGCGCGCGGCGCGCCCCGACGTCGAGCCGATCGTCTGCGTCACCGCGCAGCACCGCGAGCTGCTCGACGAAGTCCTCGACCTGTTCGGAATCAAACCGGACGTCGACCTCGACATCATGACGAAGGAGCAGTCGCTCACCGACATCACGACGCGCGTGCTGGTCGGGATGGAGCAGACGCTGCTGCAGCAGCGCCCCGACGTCGTACTGGTCCACGGCGACACGACCACCTCGAGCGCCGCCGCGCTTGCCGCGTTCTACCAGAAGATCCCGGTCGGCCACGTCGAGGCAGGCCTGCGCACCTCGACGATAGCCGAGCCGTATCCGGAAGAGGCGAACCGCCGCATCACCGGCGTGCTGACGACGTTCCACTTCGCGCCGACCTCACGCGCGAAAGCGAACCTGCTCGCCGAGCGCACCGACCACGCCCACGTCGTCGTCACCGGAAACACCGTCATCGACGCCTTTCTCGCCACCGAGCGCCGTGTCCGCGAGCAGGGCCTCAAAACGCCCGCGCTCGACGGCCTCGACCCCGCCCGCCCGACGATCTTCGTCACCGCGCACCGGCGCGAGAACCACGGCCTCATGCCCGACATCGCCCGCGCGGTCGGGACGGTCGCCGGCTTCCCCGAGCGCCCGCAAATCGTCTGGCCGGTCCACCCCTCCCCGCAGGTCCACCCGGTCGTCCACGGCATCCTGGACGGCGTCGCGGGCGTCCGGCTCGTCGAGCCGCTGAACTATGCGGAAACGGTTGCGGCGGTCGCGGCCTCGCGGTTCGTCCTGACCGACTCCGGCGGGCTGCAAGAAGAAGCCCCGACCCTCGGCAAGCCGGTGCTGGTGATGCGGCGCGAGACCGAGCGCCCCGAGGGCCTAGAAGCCGGGACGCTGCGGCTGGTCGGCGCCGAGTACGACGACGTCGTCGCGGAGACGCGCCGGCTGCTGACCGACCGGGCCCTCTACTCGCGCATGGCCCACGCCTCGAACCCCTACGGCGATGGCCGCGCGGCCGAGCGGATCGTCGGCTGGCTGCTCCACGTCCTGCGCGACGGTCCCGCCCCCGACGAGTTCGGGCCGCCCGCGGCCGCGGCGTGA
- the atpD gene encoding F0F1 ATP synthase subunit beta — MTASATTPTLATGKVVQVLGNVVDVEFPADALPKINDALTVHIGGGSHAGANGAGAHVDGAVQLEGTAMAERDLVLEVQGELGNNQVRCLGMGSTDGLVRGAVVTNTGGPIKVPVGEGTLGRIFNVLGKAIDSDEPVKAAAYWPIHRNPPDFASQEPTPKIFETGIKVVDLMAPYTRGGKVGLFGGAGVGKTVLIQELIRNIAAVHKGFSVFTGVGERTREGNDLWMEMKESGVLAQTTLAFGQMDEAPGVRFRIAQTGVTMAEYFRDELGSDVLLFMDNIFRFMQAGSEVSALLGRMPSAVGYQPSLATEMGRIEERITTTQKGSITSVQAVYVPADDYTDPAVATTFGHLDATTALSRPISELGIYPAVDPLTSSSRILDPAIVGDEHYAVARGVQETLQRYRDLQDIIAILGVEELSDEDKVTVGRARRIQRLFSQPFFVAEQFTGRSGKYVKIEETVASFKEILDGKVDDIPEQAFLYVGGIDEVKEAARAMGWNG; from the coding sequence GTGACCGCCTCCGCCACCACCCCGACGCTCGCGACCGGCAAGGTCGTCCAGGTTCTCGGCAACGTCGTCGACGTCGAGTTCCCCGCCGATGCGCTGCCCAAGATTAACGACGCGCTCACCGTGCACATCGGCGGCGGCTCGCACGCCGGCGCGAACGGCGCGGGCGCGCACGTCGACGGCGCGGTGCAGCTCGAAGGCACCGCGATGGCCGAGCGCGATCTCGTCCTCGAAGTGCAGGGCGAGCTCGGCAACAACCAGGTGCGGTGCCTCGGGATGGGCTCGACCGACGGGCTCGTGCGCGGCGCGGTCGTGACGAACACCGGCGGACCGATCAAGGTGCCGGTCGGCGAAGGGACGCTGGGCCGCATCTTCAACGTGCTCGGCAAAGCGATCGACTCCGACGAGCCGGTGAAGGCCGCGGCGTACTGGCCGATTCACCGCAACCCGCCCGACTTCGCCTCGCAAGAGCCGACGCCGAAGATCTTCGAGACGGGGATCAAGGTCGTCGATTTGATGGCGCCCTACACGCGCGGCGGAAAAGTCGGCCTCTTCGGCGGCGCCGGCGTCGGCAAGACGGTGCTCATTCAGGAGCTGATCCGCAACATCGCCGCGGTCCACAAGGGGTTCTCGGTCTTCACCGGCGTCGGCGAGCGGACGCGCGAAGGCAACGACCTCTGGATGGAAATGAAAGAGTCGGGCGTGCTCGCGCAGACGACGCTCGCGTTCGGCCAGATGGACGAAGCGCCGGGCGTGCGCTTCCGCATCGCGCAGACCGGCGTGACGATGGCGGAGTACTTCCGCGACGAGCTCGGCTCCGACGTGCTGCTGTTCATGGACAACATCTTCCGCTTCATGCAGGCCGGCTCGGAAGTCTCCGCGCTGCTCGGCCGCATGCCGTCCGCCGTCGGGTATCAGCCCTCGCTCGCGACCGAGATGGGCCGCATCGAAGAGCGGATCACCACGACGCAAAAAGGTTCGATCACCTCGGTGCAGGCGGTCTACGTCCCCGCCGACGACTACACCGACCCCGCCGTCGCGACGACGTTCGGCCACTTGGACGCGACCACCGCGCTCTCGCGCCCGATCTCGGAGCTGGGCATCTATCCCGCGGTCGACCCGCTCACATCCTCGTCGCGCATCCTCGACCCGGCGATCGTCGGCGACGAGCACTACGCCGTCGCGCGCGGCGTGCAGGAGACGCTGCAGCGCTACCGCGACCTGCAGGACATCATCGCGATCCTCGGCGTCGAAGAGCTGTCCGACGAGGACAAGGTGACGGTCGGGCGCGCGCGCCGGATTCAGCGCCTGTTCTCGCAGCCGTTCTTCGTCGCGGAGCAGTTCACGGGCCGGTCCGGCAAGTACGTGAAGATCGAAGAGACCGTCGCCTCGTTCAAGGAGATCCTCGACGGCAAGGTCG
- the pyrE gene encoding orotate phosphoribosyltransferase, with protein MRAGTQQGKPHRPQTSSGERGRNGRLIYTQSGTPRSKDLAALLDELRALIQEKSISRKLPGEPDYVLASGKHSRYYCDTKKVTLSPAGALLTGEILFTLLDGKVDAVGGLQLGATFIATAVALVSGQHGRPIYGFTVREQQKKHGTKENIATSFSPNGRDLLEPGRPVAIVDDVVTEGGSILQAVRAVQERGCNIVSVVSMVDRNQGGGDHLRDLGLPYFALFNAVEPGILTTNDRLLDRPEIHRIPSA; from the coding sequence ATGCGAGCGGGCACTCAACAAGGTAAGCCCCATCGACCACAAACGTCGAGCGGCGAGCGAGGAAGGAACGGCAGGTTGATCTACACGCAATCCGGTACGCCCCGTTCCAAGGATCTTGCTGCGCTCCTAGACGAACTGCGCGCGCTAATCCAAGAGAAAAGCATCTCCCGAAAATTGCCGGGCGAACCGGACTATGTCTTGGCGTCGGGAAAGCACAGCCGCTATTATTGCGACACGAAGAAGGTCACGCTGTCGCCTGCAGGTGCGCTGCTGACCGGCGAGATTCTCTTTACCCTCCTCGACGGTAAAGTTGACGCGGTCGGCGGCCTGCAACTCGGTGCGACGTTCATAGCGACCGCAGTGGCGCTCGTTAGCGGTCAGCACGGTCGTCCCATCTACGGATTCACGGTTCGCGAACAGCAGAAAAAACACGGCACGAAGGAGAACATTGCGACGTCGTTTAGTCCAAACGGCCGGGATCTACTCGAACCGGGTCGCCCGGTCGCCATCGTGGACGACGTTGTGACGGAAGGCGGTTCGATTCTGCAGGCTGTTAGAGCCGTCCAAGAGCGTGGCTGCAACATCGTTTCGGTTGTCAGCATGGTAGATCGAAATCAGGGCGGCGGCGATCATCTTCGTGACCTTGGACTTCCCTATTTCGCGCTCTTCAATGCTGTCGAACCGGGCATCCTAACAACAAATGACCGACTACTCGACCGTCCGGAGATTCATCGAATCCCTTCCGCGTAG
- a CDS encoding cytidine/deoxycytidylate deaminase family protein, with product MRNSVHQDRIGGARAISVATRPGWDAYFMEIARTVATRATCPRASVGAVLTRDKRILTTGYNGAPSGIPHCTDVGCIMVDGHCLRATHAEANAIVQGALHGVSTQGATAYCTHQPCAGCSKLLISAGVVRIVYQDAYPDEVGEGLLAEAGVVLERYLPEPVRFPA from the coding sequence ATGCGGAACTCGGTGCACCAAGACAGAATAGGCGGAGCTCGAGCAATTTCCGTAGCGACGCGCCCCGGCTGGGACGCCTATTTCATGGAGATCGCCCGCACGGTTGCCACCCGGGCGACTTGCCCGCGGGCGAGCGTCGGCGCTGTGCTGACCCGGGACAAGAGGATTCTCACCACGGGCTACAACGGTGCTCCCAGCGGGATCCCGCATTGTACGGACGTGGGCTGCATCATGGTGGACGGGCATTGCCTGCGGGCGACCCATGCCGAGGCGAATGCCATCGTGCAGGGGGCGTTGCACGGGGTCAGCACCCAGGGGGCCACGGCGTACTGCACCCACCAGCCCTGCGCGGGGTGCTCGAAGCTGCTGATCAGCGCGGGGGTGGTGCGGATCGTCTACCAGGACGCCTATCCGGATGAGGTCGGGGAGGGGCTCCTCGCCGAAGCGGGGGTGGTGCTCGAACGGTACCTCCCCGAGCCGGTGCGCTTCCCGGCATGA
- the atpE gene encoding ATP synthase F0 subunit C, with protein MMVVGFSLIVAAVAFGSAIGDGIVASKAVEAIARQPEARPNIFTFFFLGVGILEAFPIIGLGLGLYLFFAVTDVPKHIQAIVK; from the coding sequence ATGATGGTGGTCGGCTTCTCGCTGATCGTCGCGGCCGTCGCGTTCGGCTCGGCGATCGGCGACGGTATCGTCGCCTCGAAAGCCGTCGAGGCGATCGCGCGCCAGCCGGAAGCCCGCCCCAACATCTTCACGTTCTTCTTCCTCGGCGTCGGCATTCTGGAGGCGTTCCCGATCATCGGTCTGGGACTCGGCCTCTACCTGTTCTTCGCCGTCACGGACGTGCCGAAACACATCCAGGCGATCGTCAAGTAG
- a CDS encoding F0F1 ATP synthase subunit alpha, translated as MINADEIAGIIKQRIASYQTGTNEAEVGTVIQVGDNIARIYGLDNAQSSELVEFPNGLNGIVLNLEEDSVGVAIMGPDTEIKEGDKVRRTGRIASVPVGDAVLGRVVNPLGQPIDGKGEIASTRFRTIENTAPTVVERQSVKQPLQTGIRAIDALIPIGRGQRELIIGDRGTGKTAIAVDAIINQKGKNVICIYVAIGQKNSTVASLQQTLQKHGAMEYTTIVAVSASEPASLKWIAPFAGCAMAEYFMYEGKDVLIIYDDLTRHAQAYREVSLLLRRPPGREAFPGDIFFLHSRLLERAAKLSDEKGGGSITALPIIETQAGDVSAYIPTNVISITDGQIYLRNELFFQGIRPAVDVGISVSRVGSSAQIKAMKAVAGRLKLDLAQYRELAAFAKLASDLDKATQQQLNRGDKMTQILVQPQLHPQPVEDQVVVIFAATRGYLDAIPTARVSEWAERFVEFVHEKYADIPQAVAASGALAEDVEKKLVAAIEDFNKGF; from the coding sequence ATGATCAACGCCGACGAAATTGCCGGAATCATCAAACAGCGCATCGCCAGCTACCAGACCGGGACGAACGAAGCCGAGGTCGGCACCGTCATCCAGGTCGGCGACAACATCGCGCGCATCTACGGACTCGACAACGCGCAGTCGTCGGAGCTCGTCGAGTTTCCCAACGGCTTGAACGGGATCGTGCTGAACCTCGAAGAGGACAGCGTCGGCGTCGCGATCATGGGACCCGACACCGAGATCAAGGAAGGCGACAAGGTCCGCCGCACCGGCCGCATCGCCTCGGTCCCGGTCGGCGACGCGGTCCTCGGGCGGGTGGTGAACCCGCTCGGCCAGCCGATCGACGGCAAGGGCGAGATCGCCTCGACGCGCTTCCGCACGATCGAGAACACCGCGCCGACCGTCGTCGAGCGCCAGTCGGTGAAGCAGCCGCTGCAGACCGGCATTCGCGCGATCGACGCGCTGATCCCGATCGGGCGCGGCCAGCGCGAGCTGATCATCGGCGACCGCGGGACCGGCAAGACGGCGATCGCGGTCGACGCGATCATCAACCAAAAGGGCAAGAACGTCATCTGCATCTACGTCGCGATCGGGCAGAAGAACTCGACCGTCGCCTCGCTGCAGCAGACGCTCCAGAAGCACGGCGCGATGGAGTACACCACGATCGTCGCCGTCTCCGCGTCCGAGCCCGCTTCGCTGAAGTGGATCGCGCCGTTCGCCGGCTGCGCGATGGCCGAGTACTTCATGTACGAGGGCAAAGATGTCCTCATCATCTACGACGATCTGACCCGCCACGCGCAGGCGTACCGCGAGGTCTCACTGCTGCTCCGTCGCCCGCCGGGCCGCGAGGCGTTCCCGGGCGACATCTTCTTCCTGCACTCGCGCCTGTTGGAGCGCGCCGCGAAGCTCTCCGACGAGAAGGGCGGCGGCTCGATCACCGCGCTCCCGATCATCGAGACGCAGGCCGGCGACGTCTCGGCGTACATCCCGACCAACGTCATCTCGATCACCGACGGCCAGATCTACCTGCGCAACGAGCTGTTCTTCCAGGGGATCCGGCCGGCCGTCGACGTCGGCATCTCGGTCTCGCGCGTCGGCTCGTCGGCGCAGATCAAGGCGATGAAGGCCGTCGCGGGGCGGCTCAAGCTCGATCTCGCGCAGTACCGCGAGCTGGCCGCGTTCGCGAAGCTGGCCTCCGACCTCGACAAGGCGACCCAGCAGCAGCTCAACCGCGGCGACAAGATGACGCAGATCCTGGTGCAGCCGCAGCTCCACCCGCAGCCGGTCGAGGACCAGGTCGTGGTGATCTTCGCGGCGACGCGCGGGTACCTCGACGCGATTCCGACCGCGCGCGTGAGCGAGTGGGCGGAGCGCTTCGTCGAGTTCGTGCACGAGAAGTATGCCGACATCCCGCAAGCGGTCGCCGCCTCCGGCGCGCTCGCCGAGGACGTCGAGAAAAAGCTCGTCGCGGCGATCGAAGACTTCAACAAGGGATTCTAA
- the atpG gene encoding ATP synthase F1 subunit gamma: MPSVRDLRDRIRSLRNTQQITKAMKQVAAAKIRRAEALQKQSRPYADAIGAMLRDLIANVGTIDHPFMQAGREGAPAGVILMTADKGLAGSFNANLIRTAEQHARENANLAWYSTGIKGRNALRRQPGETLQFWPLAQGDMYETAVELAHRVTDDFTGGRIGSLTLISPQFVNMMLQRPQTRQILPITAGEDARQKTAGGSVEFEPTPEFVLGRLLPKYLEFTLYSAMLETNASFYAAQLVAMNNATDNAKKLIDQNTIDMNKARQDAITKEILEIVGGAEALKG, translated from the coding sequence ATGCCTTCCGTTCGCGATCTGCGCGACCGCATTCGGTCGCTGAGGAACACGCAGCAGATCACCAAGGCGATGAAGCAGGTCGCCGCGGCGAAGATTCGCCGCGCCGAGGCGCTGCAGAAGCAGTCGCGCCCGTACGCGGACGCGATCGGCGCGATGCTGCGCGACCTGATCGCGAACGTCGGCACGATCGACCACCCGTTCATGCAGGCCGGCCGCGAAGGCGCGCCGGCCGGCGTGATCCTGATGACCGCCGACAAAGGCTTGGCCGGCTCGTTCAACGCGAACCTGATCCGCACCGCGGAACAGCACGCGCGCGAGAACGCGAACCTCGCCTGGTACTCGACCGGGATCAAAGGGCGCAACGCGCTGCGCCGCCAGCCGGGCGAGACGCTGCAGTTCTGGCCGCTCGCGCAAGGCGACATGTACGAAACCGCCGTCGAGCTGGCGCACCGCGTCACCGACGACTTCACCGGCGGGCGGATCGGCTCGCTGACCCTGATCTCGCCGCAGTTCGTGAACATGATGCTGCAGCGCCCGCAGACGCGGCAGATCCTGCCGATCACCGCCGGCGAGGACGCACGGCAGAAGACCGCCGGCGGCTCGGTCGAGTTCGAGCCGACGCCGGAGTTCGTGCTGGGCCGGCTGCTCCCGAAGTATCTCGAGTTCACCCTCTACTCGGCAATGCTCGAGACGAACGCGTCGTTCTACGCCGCGCAGCTCGTCGCGATGAACAACGCCACCGACAACGCCAAGAAGCTGATCGACCAAAACACGATCGACATGAACAAAGCGCGCCAAGACGCGATCACCAAGGAGATCTTGGAGATCGTCGGCGGCGCCGAAGCCCTCAAAGGCTAA
- the atpH gene encoding ATP synthase F1 subunit delta, translating into MPNETLARRYATAAFQLAQEAGRVKGVQHDLHTFVEALGADADVRRFFRSPVVDRREKEAIVAQAFAKLDPIALHTILLLVRKRRESLVEEIVAQFDVLEREARGAQPLQITTARPLTKSQLDEIVQRLAAKFATTFDVTQSVDPNLIGGVRITMGDRLVDGTVAGRLDDIARLLSTN; encoded by the coding sequence ATGCCGAACGAGACGCTCGCCCGCCGCTACGCGACCGCCGCGTTCCAGCTCGCGCAGGAGGCCGGCCGCGTCAAAGGCGTGCAGCACGATCTGCACACGTTCGTCGAAGCGCTCGGAGCAGACGCGGACGTGCGCCGGTTCTTCCGCTCGCCGGTCGTGGACCGCCGGGAGAAGGAGGCGATCGTCGCGCAGGCGTTCGCCAAGCTCGACCCGATCGCGCTGCACACGATCCTGCTGCTGGTGCGCAAGCGCCGCGAGAGCCTGGTCGAGGAGATCGTCGCGCAGTTCGACGTCCTCGAGCGCGAGGCGCGCGGCGCGCAGCCGCTTCAGATCACCACCGCGCGGCCGCTCACCAAGTCGCAGCTCGACGAGATCGTGCAGCGCCTGGCCGCCAAGTTCGCCACTACCTTCGACGTCACGCAGTCGGTCGATCCGAACCTGATCGGCGGCGTGCGCATCACGATGGGCGACCGCCTCGTCGACGGCACCGTCGCCGGCCGCCTCGACGACATCGCCCGCCTCCTCAGTACAAATTAG
- a CDS encoding undecaprenyl/decaprenyl-phosphate alpha-N-acetylglucosaminyl 1-phosphate transferase codes for MNPLIVLAVAVIGCATALFVTPYVRRLALNVGMLDATGGRRMHDQPKPRIGGIAVYLGFALALFSALGYLIRTKQYGDVANLHDVVGLIFGGTLILMVGIWDDVMGMSPRSKLLAQALVACISMLYGFQIQFITNPFHHGATLYFPVGVSYALTLLWYLGMMNAINFIDGLDGLLSGVTVISAVFLILIDLNRGHPEIALVLAALAGATLGFLRYNWNPAKIILGDSGALFIGFVFATVSIIGVSKTAFAISLLVPLLVLGLPVADTAAAIVRRTRAGKAFYEADRGHFHHQLIFRFGLNVRQAVLLIYAVCLALGVLALILTGGVGALKIAFH; via the coding sequence ATGAACCCGCTGATCGTCCTCGCGGTCGCCGTGATCGGGTGCGCGACGGCGCTCTTCGTCACGCCGTACGTCCGGCGGCTCGCGCTCAACGTCGGGATGCTCGACGCGACCGGCGGGCGGCGCATGCATGACCAGCCGAAGCCGCGCATCGGCGGGATCGCGGTCTACCTCGGCTTCGCGCTCGCGCTCTTCTCGGCGCTCGGCTACCTCATCCGCACCAAGCAGTACGGCGACGTCGCGAACCTGCACGACGTCGTCGGGCTGATCTTCGGCGGCACGCTCATCCTCATGGTCGGGATCTGGGACGACGTGATGGGCATGTCGCCGCGCTCGAAGCTGCTCGCGCAAGCGCTCGTCGCGTGCATCTCGATGCTGTACGGCTTCCAGATTCAGTTCATCACCAACCCGTTCCACCACGGCGCGACGCTGTACTTTCCGGTCGGTGTCTCGTACGCGCTCACGCTGCTGTGGTACCTCGGGATGATGAACGCGATCAACTTCATCGACGGGCTCGACGGGCTGCTCTCGGGCGTCACCGTGATCTCCGCGGTGTTCTTGATCCTGATCGACCTCAACCGCGGCCATCCCGAGATCGCGCTCGTCCTCGCCGCGCTCGCCGGCGCGACGCTGGGCTTCCTGCGCTACAACTGGAACCCCGCGAAGATCATCCTCGGCGACTCCGGCGCGCTCTTCATCGGCTTCGTCTTCGCGACGGTCTCGATCATCGGCGTGAGCAAGACGGCGTTCGCGATCTCCTTGCTGGTGCCGCTGCTGGTGCTGGGCTTGCCGGTCGCCGACACGGCGGCCGCGATCGTGCGCCGCACCCGCGCCGGCAAGGCGTTCTATGAAGCCGACCGCGGGCATTTCCACCATCAGCTGATCTTTCGCTTCGGGCTGAACGTGCGGCAAGCGGTGCTGCTGATCTACGCGGTGTGTCTCGCGCTCGGCGTGCTCGCATTGATTCTCACCGGCGGCGTCGGCGCGCTGAAGATCGCGTTCCATTGA
- the atpB gene encoding F0F1 ATP synthase subunit A, with the protein MHEEVGSHLTWHWPLIGSVHADTILTTWLVMLVSLAFFWYIGNSYRSNRVNKRQATFEGIVNYLADLTTSTIGKHGERFVPIFIGMFFFIFILNQIGFFPFKQLGLPFGGSPTADLNTTVAFALLVFFGIQFVAVRQNGIKAYAHLFKPFPVLFPLNVIEETARPVVLALRLFFNIFVGELLLFVVATIIASNVKVGPVNLSLGAAVVPFLLQFFNFFVGTLQAFVFTLLSIVYLSLATAEEH; encoded by the coding sequence TTGCACGAAGAAGTCGGCTCGCACCTGACGTGGCACTGGCCGCTGATCGGGTCCGTGCACGCCGATACGATCCTGACGACCTGGCTGGTGATGCTGGTCTCGTTGGCGTTTTTCTGGTACATCGGCAACTCGTACCGCTCGAACCGCGTGAACAAGCGCCAAGCGACCTTCGAGGGGATCGTCAACTACCTCGCCGACCTGACGACCAGCACGATCGGGAAGCACGGCGAGCGCTTCGTCCCGATCTTCATCGGGATGTTCTTCTTCATCTTCATCCTGAACCAGATCGGCTTCTTCCCCTTCAAGCAGCTGGGGCTGCCGTTCGGCGGCTCGCCGACCGCCGACCTGAACACGACCGTCGCCTTCGCGCTGCTGGTGTTCTTCGGGATTCAGTTCGTCGCGGTGCGTCAGAACGGGATCAAGGCCTACGCGCACCTCTTCAAGCCGTTTCCCGTCCTCTTTCCGCTCAACGTGATCGAGGAGACGGCGCGGCCGGTGGTGCTCGCGCTGCGTCTGTTCTTCAACATCTTCGTCGGCGAGCTGCTGCTGTTCGTCGTCGCCACCATCATCGCGTCGAACGTCAAGGTCGGCCCGGTGAACCTCTCGCTCGGCGCGGCCGTCGTGCCGTTCCTGCTGCAGTTCTTCAACTTCTTCGTCGGAACGCTGCAGGCGTTCGTCTTCACCCTGCTCTCCATCGTCTATCTCTCCTTGGCAACGGCCGAGGAGCACTAA